A section of the Streptomyces xinghaiensis S187 genome encodes:
- the mtnA gene encoding S-methyl-5-thioribose-1-phosphate isomerase: MVDQNAVYAAAGDPTPLPSLRWDEPPEGPVLVLLDQTRLPGEETELVCTDVPALVEAVRTLAVRGAPLLGLAGAYGVALAAVRGYDVEEAAGLLAGARPTAVNLGYGVRRALAAYRKVAGGGGGPEEAGAAALAEARELHRQDAEASARMAEHGAVLLRELLPGGGYRLLTHCNTGRLVSGGEGTALAVVRKVHRAGELRRLWVDETRPLLQGSRLTAWEAARSGMAYTLLPDNAAGSLFSAGEVDAVLVGADRIAADGSVANKIGSYPLAVLARYHHVPFIVVAPSTTVDPETPDGASIEVEQRPGHEVTEFVPPQVPGGAREAGMGIPLAPLGTQAYNPAFDVTPPELVTAIVTEHGVVSPVTGDAIGDLCSRSRQVTIS; this comes from the coding sequence ATGGTTGATCAGAACGCGGTATACGCGGCGGCCGGCGACCCCACCCCCCTTCCCTCGCTGCGCTGGGACGAGCCCCCGGAGGGCCCGGTGCTGGTGCTGCTCGACCAGACCCGGCTGCCGGGTGAGGAGACCGAGCTGGTGTGCACGGATGTGCCCGCCCTGGTGGAGGCCGTCCGCACGCTCGCCGTACGGGGTGCTCCGCTGCTGGGGCTCGCGGGGGCCTACGGTGTCGCGCTGGCCGCCGTACGCGGCTACGACGTGGAGGAAGCGGCCGGCCTGCTCGCCGGAGCCCGTCCCACCGCGGTCAACCTCGGTTACGGGGTGCGCCGGGCCCTGGCCGCGTACCGGAAGGTGGCCGGTGGCGGAGGCGGACCCGAGGAGGCCGGGGCCGCGGCCCTCGCCGAGGCGCGGGAGCTGCACCGGCAGGACGCCGAGGCGAGCGCGCGGATGGCGGAGCACGGGGCGGTGCTGCTGCGCGAGCTGCTGCCGGGCGGTGGCTACCGGTTGCTCACCCACTGCAATACGGGGAGGCTGGTGTCCGGAGGTGAGGGCACGGCTCTCGCGGTGGTGCGGAAGGTGCACCGCGCGGGGGAGCTTCGGCGGCTGTGGGTGGACGAGACCCGCCCGCTGCTGCAGGGCTCGCGGCTGACCGCCTGGGAGGCGGCGCGGAGCGGCATGGCGTACACGCTGCTGCCGGACAACGCCGCCGGCTCGCTCTTCTCGGCCGGTGAGGTGGACGCCGTGCTGGTCGGTGCGGACCGGATCGCGGCGGACGGGTCGGTGGCCAACAAGATCGGCAGCTATCCGCTGGCGGTGCTGGCGCGCTACCACCATGTGCCGTTCATCGTGGTGGCGCCGAGCACCACGGTGGACCCGGAGACCCCCGACGGCGCCTCGATCGAGGTGGAGCAGCGTCCGGGGCACGAGGTGACGGAGTTCGTTCCGCCCCAAGTCCCCGGCGGCGCACGGGAAGCGGGTATGGGCATACCGTTGGCCCCGTTGGGGACTCAGGCGTACAATCCGGCCTTCGACGTCACTCCGCCGGAATTGGTGACGGCGATCGTCACCGAACACGGTGTCGTATCGCCCGTCACGGGGGACGCAATCGGGGACCTGTGCTCCAGGTCACGCCAGGTCACGATCAGCTAA
- the mtrA gene encoding two-component system response regulator MtrA, which translates to MKGRVLVVDDDTALAEMLGIVLRGEGFEPSFVADGDKALAAFRETKPDLVLLDLMLPGRDGIEVCRLIRAESGVPIVMLTAKSDTVDVVVGLESGADDYIVKPFKPKELVARIRARLRRSEEPAPEQLAIGDLVIDVAGHSVKRDGQSIALTPLEFDLLVALARKPWQVFTREVLLEQVWGYRHAADTRLVNVHVQRLRSKVEKDPERPEIVVTVRGVGYKAGPG; encoded by the coding sequence ATGAAGGGACGCGTTCTCGTCGTCGATGACGACACCGCACTGGCCGAGATGCTCGGCATCGTGCTGCGCGGCGAGGGTTTCGAGCCGTCGTTCGTCGCGGACGGTGACAAGGCTCTGGCCGCTTTCCGCGAGACCAAGCCCGATCTGGTGTTGCTCGATCTCATGCTGCCCGGCCGGGACGGCATCGAGGTGTGCCGGCTGATCCGGGCCGAGTCCGGGGTGCCGATCGTCATGCTGACGGCGAAGAGCGACACCGTCGACGTGGTGGTGGGCCTGGAGTCCGGCGCCGACGACTACATCGTCAAGCCGTTCAAGCCCAAGGAGCTGGTGGCGCGGATCCGTGCGCGGCTGCGGCGCTCCGAGGAGCCCGCGCCGGAGCAGCTCGCGATCGGCGATCTGGTGATCGACGTGGCGGGTCACTCGGTGAAGCGGGACGGGCAGTCGATCGCGCTGACCCCGCTGGAGTTCGATCTGCTGGTCGCGCTGGCACGCAAGCCCTGGCAGGTCTTCACCCGGGAAGTACTGCTCGAACAGGTGTGGGGCTACCGTCACGCCGCGGACACGCGGCTCGTCAATGTGCATGTGCAGCGGCTGCGCTCGAAGGTCGAGAAGGACCCGGAGCGGCCGGAGATCGTGGTGACGGTCCGTGGTGTCGGATACAAGGCGGGACCAGGCTGA
- the mtrB gene encoding MtrAB system histidine kinase MtrB, whose protein sequence is MAGHGAAPERNEGRPVDPVGRISLYDRLRQGGGLLQDGAPGGPVNPLLRMVLRWVRRPLLAALRLWRRNIQLRVVASTLLMSLGVVLLLGVVVIGQVRNGLQDAKTSAAQSQAAGGFRVAQDKADADARGEPGATAGSRVQLNSGVWLTDLVQQLASGGQGVYSVVALGSDTEQPFVDDSSGTRAPRSSGDVQPEESVPQALRDSVDAEPGTYMQHTRILRSSGAGEPGLAIGKQLNDVNGNPYQLYYLFPFTQEEKSLSLVKTTLATAGVFVVVLLGAIAWVVVRQVVTPVRMAAGISERLAAGLLQERMKVTGEDDIARLGESFNKMAQNLQHKIQQLEELSRMQRRFVSDVSHELRTPLTTVRMAAEVIHDVREDFDPVTARSAELLRGQVDRFESLLSDLLEISRFDAGAAALEAEPIDLRTVVDQVIEGAEPLAENKGSRIVVRGAEQPVIAEADPRRIERVLRNLVVNAVEHGEGRDVVVRLAAAGGAVAVAVRDYGVGLKPGEATRVFNRFWRADPARARTTGGTGLGLSIAVEDARLHGGWLQAWGEPGGGSQFRLTLPRTADGTLRGSPIPLEPEDSRRNREQAQDGVPAEQGATRAAAPGATPAPRPAPAVADPAALPGSGTRVVARGEGGRSTAGRGAGTGGPRQGRADDDREDGSGDV, encoded by the coding sequence ATGGCCGGGCACGGTGCTGCTCCGGAGCGCAACGAGGGGCGGCCCGTCGATCCGGTGGGCAGGATCTCGCTCTACGACCGCCTCCGGCAGGGTGGCGGGCTGCTGCAGGACGGGGCGCCGGGCGGTCCCGTCAACCCGCTGCTGCGGATGGTGCTGCGCTGGGTGCGGCGGCCGCTGCTGGCGGCGCTCCGGCTCTGGCGGCGCAACATCCAGCTGCGGGTGGTCGCGAGCACGCTGCTGATGTCGCTCGGCGTGGTGCTGCTGCTCGGCGTCGTGGTGATCGGCCAGGTGCGCAACGGTCTCCAGGACGCCAAGACCAGTGCCGCGCAGTCCCAGGCGGCCGGCGGTTTCCGGGTGGCCCAGGACAAGGCGGACGCCGATGCCCGCGGGGAGCCCGGCGCCACCGCGGGCAGCCGGGTCCAGCTGAACTCCGGCGTCTGGCTGACCGACCTGGTGCAGCAGCTCGCGAGCGGGGGCCAGGGCGTCTACTCCGTGGTGGCGCTCGGCTCGGACACCGAACAGCCTTTCGTGGACGACAGCTCCGGCACCCGTGCGCCCCGGTCCTCCGGCGATGTCCAGCCCGAGGAGAGCGTGCCCCAGGCGCTGCGGGACTCCGTCGACGCCGAGCCCGGCACGTACATGCAGCACACCCGTATCCTCCGGAGTTCCGGGGCGGGGGAGCCGGGGCTCGCGATCGGCAAGCAGCTCAACGACGTCAACGGCAATCCTTACCAGCTCTACTACCTCTTCCCGTTCACACAGGAGGAGAAGTCGCTGAGCCTGGTCAAGACGACGCTGGCGACCGCGGGCGTGTTCGTCGTCGTGCTGCTCGGCGCCATCGCCTGGGTGGTGGTGCGGCAGGTCGTGACCCCGGTGCGGATGGCGGCGGGGATCTCGGAGCGGCTCGCGGCCGGCCTGCTCCAGGAACGGATGAAGGTCACCGGCGAGGACGACATCGCGCGGCTCGGTGAGTCCTTCAACAAGATGGCGCAGAACCTCCAGCACAAGATCCAGCAGCTGGAGGAGCTCTCGCGGATGCAGCGGCGCTTCGTCTCCGACGTCTCGCACGAGCTGCGCACCCCGCTGACGACCGTCCGGATGGCCGCCGAGGTCATCCATGACGTGAGGGAGGACTTCGACCCGGTGACCGCGCGCTCCGCGGAACTCCTCCGCGGCCAGGTGGACCGCTTCGAGTCGCTGCTGTCGGATCTCCTGGAGATCAGCCGGTTCGACGCCGGAGCGGCGGCCCTGGAGGCCGAGCCGATCGATCTGCGGACCGTGGTCGACCAGGTGATCGAGGGGGCCGAGCCGCTCGCCGAGAACAAGGGCAGCCGCATCGTCGTCCGCGGGGCGGAGCAGCCGGTGATCGCCGAGGCCGATCCGCGGCGGATCGAGCGGGTGCTGCGCAATCTCGTCGTCAACGCCGTGGAGCACGGTGAGGGGCGCGATGTGGTGGTGCGGCTGGCCGCCGCGGGCGGTGCCGTCGCCGTGGCCGTACGGGACTACGGCGTCGGGCTCAAGCCGGGGGAGGCGACCCGGGTCTTCAACCGCTTCTGGCGGGCGGACCCGGCCCGTGCCCGGACGACCGGCGGAACGGGACTCGGCCTGTCGATCGCCGTCGAGGACGCGCGGCTGCACGGGGGCTGGCTGCAGGCCTGGGGCGAGCCGGGCGGCGGATCCCAGTTCCGGCTGACGCTGCCGCGCACGGCCGACGGTACGCTCCGCGGCTCGCCCATCCCGCTGGAGCCGGAGGACTCCCGGCGCAACCGGGAGCAGGCGCAGGACGGCGTCCCGGCGGAGCAGGGAGCCACCCGGGCCGCGGCGCCGGGTGCGACGCCCGCGCCGCGCCCGGCACCGGCGGTGGCGGACCCGGCGGCGCTTCCGGGCAGCGGCACCCGGGTCGTGGCACGGGGCGAGGGCGGGCGGTCGACGGCCGGGCGCGGGGCCGGTACCGGCGGCCCGCGGCAGGGCAGGGCTGACGACGATCGGGAGGACGGCTCGGGTGATGTCTGA